From one Gallionella capsiferriformans ES-2 genomic stretch:
- the rplK gene encoding 50S ribosomal protein L11 yields the protein MAKKVIGYIKLQVPAGKANPSPPIGPALGQRGLNIMEFCKAFNAATQGVEPGLPIPVVITAFADKSFTFIMKTPPATILIKKAVGIQKGSATPHTVKVGHLTRKQAEEIATTKMADLTAANMDAAVRIIAGSARSIGITVEGE from the coding sequence ATGGCAAAGAAGGTCATAGGCTACATCAAGCTGCAAGTGCCAGCTGGTAAAGCAAATCCAAGTCCACCGATTGGTCCAGCATTGGGTCAACGCGGTCTGAATATTATGGAGTTCTGTAAGGCGTTCAACGCTGCAACCCAGGGCGTAGAGCCAGGTTTGCCAATCCCAGTGGTTATCACTGCGTTTGCTGACAAGAGCTTCACCTTCATTATGAAGACCCCGCCAGCAACCATTCTGATCAAGAAGGCTGTTGGTATTCAAAAGGGTAGCGCAACCCCGCATACCGTTAAGGTAGGTCACTTGACACGTAAGCAAGCTGAAGAAATTGCAACAACCAAGATGGCTGATCTGACCGCTGCGAATATGGATGCGGCTGTACGCATCATCGCGGGTAGCGCGCGCAGTATCGGTATCACAGTGGAGGGCGAATAA
- the rplA gene encoding 50S ribosomal protein L1 has product MSKRYKAIATKVDRNKLYALTDALALVKENAVAKFDESIDVAVNLGIDARKSDQLVRGSVVLPRGTGKTVRVAVFAQGAKAEEARAAGADIVGFDDLAESIKAGNLDFDVVIASPDAMRLVGQLGQVLGPRGLMPNPKVGTVSADVAGAVRNAKAGQVQYRNDKNGIIQCTIGRASFAPEALRENLLALIDALAKAKPAASKGVFMKKVSLSSTMGVGVRVDQASFTA; this is encoded by the coding sequence ATGTCTAAGCGCTATAAAGCAATTGCAACTAAAGTCGATCGCAATAAGCTGTATGCATTGACTGATGCGTTGGCACTGGTTAAGGAAAACGCTGTTGCCAAATTCGATGAGTCCATCGACGTGGCAGTTAATCTGGGTATCGATGCACGTAAATCTGATCAACTGGTTCGCGGTTCAGTGGTATTGCCACGCGGTACAGGTAAGACCGTTCGTGTTGCTGTATTTGCTCAGGGTGCCAAGGCTGAAGAAGCTCGCGCTGCCGGTGCTGATATCGTTGGTTTTGATGATCTGGCTGAGTCTATCAAAGCCGGTAATCTGGATTTCGACGTTGTCATCGCAAGTCCGGATGCAATGCGTCTGGTAGGTCAATTGGGTCAGGTTCTGGGTCCTCGCGGTTTGATGCCTAACCCTAAGGTGGGTACTGTTTCTGCTGACGTGGCAGGTGCAGTGCGTAACGCTAAGGCAGGTCAGGTTCAGTATCGTAATGACAAGAACGGTATTATTCAATGCACGATCGGCCGCGCTTCATTCGCGCCTGAAGCATTGCGTGAAAACCTGCTTGCATTGATTGATGCGCTGGCTAAGGCTAAGCCTGCTGCTTCCAAGGGTGTCTTCATGAAGAAGGTATCTTTGTCTAGCACTATGGGTGTCGGTGTTCGCGTAGATCAAGCCAGTTTCACGGCTTAA
- the rplJ gene encoding 50S ribosomal protein L10, whose protein sequence is MSLNLQEKQTVVAEVSAQVAQSQTIVLAEYRGIKVADITKLRATARESGVYLHVLKNTLARRAVQGTSFEALADSMVGPLVYSMSADAVAAAKVMCEFAKTNPLLVVKAGSMAGSVMSADQVAVLAATPSRDELIARLMATMNATTAKFVRTLAAIRDANGVVDAPAEVAAEAAAV, encoded by the coding sequence TTGAGTCTCAATCTGCAAGAAAAACAAACCGTGGTAGCGGAAGTCAGCGCACAAGTGGCGCAATCGCAAACCATCGTTTTGGCAGAGTACCGTGGCATCAAAGTTGCCGATATCACTAAATTGCGTGCTACTGCACGTGAGTCAGGTGTTTATCTGCACGTGTTGAAAAACACATTGGCGCGCCGTGCGGTACAAGGTACTTCATTTGAAGCATTGGCTGACAGTATGGTAGGTCCTCTTGTTTATAGCATGAGTGCCGACGCTGTTGCTGCTGCTAAAGTGATGTGCGAATTTGCCAAGACCAACCCGCTGCTGGTTGTTAAAGCTGGCTCAATGGCAGGTTCCGTGATGTCTGCGGATCAAGTCGCTGTGCTCGCCGCAACACCTAGTCGTGATGAGTTGATTGCTCGCTTGATGGCAACTATGAATGCGACGACTGCGAAGTTCGTACGTACGCTGGCTGCAATCCGTGATGCAAATGGTGTTGTAGATGCACCTGCTGAAGTCGCTGCTGAAGCGGCTGCTGTTTAA
- the rplL gene encoding 50S ribosomal protein L7/L12: MAITNAELMDAVASMTVLELSELIKQMEEKFGVSAAAVAVAGPAAGPAAAAAEQSEFDVILATVGDNKVSVIKAVRVITGLGLKEAKDLVDAAPKVVKEGVSKADADAIAKQLIEAGATAEVK; encoded by the coding sequence ATGGCTATTACTAATGCTGAATTGATGGATGCAGTCGCTTCGATGACTGTGCTGGAATTGTCAGAACTGATCAAGCAAATGGAAGAAAAGTTTGGCGTATCTGCTGCAGCTGTTGCTGTTGCTGGTCCTGCTGCTGGTCCTGCTGCTGCCGCTGCTGAACAATCTGAATTTGACGTTATCCTGGCAACTGTTGGCGACAACAAGGTTAGTGTAATTAAGGCTGTTCGCGTTATCACTGGTCTGGGCTTGAAAGAAGCTAAGGATCTGGTTGATGCAGCACCTAAGGTTGTTAAAGAAGGCGTTTCAAAGGCTGATGCTGACGCAATTGCTAAGCAATTGATCGAAGCTGGCGCGACCGCTGAAGTTAAGTAA